Proteins encoded together in one Carassius auratus strain Wakin chromosome 32, ASM336829v1, whole genome shotgun sequence window:
- the LOC113051767 gene encoding ras association domain-containing protein 10 produces the protein MEAEENKIAVWVCREEKLVSGLSKRTSCADVIRVLLGEQNPEQRVSLSGSPQSYCIVEKWRGFERILPNNTKILRLWSAWGEEQENVRFVLVKNEASLPSNGPRSAEARVVFSKESPCVYKGTARVTMALSQDKHRRIVRKAFRKLDKINKKRAQAASKDSLSTEKMETLVHLVVSQDHTNRQQIERIKELDRDIERYEAKVHFDRMKLHGINYVQDTYLVDANPDKVSEGDKTSPEAALAQFEEYVQRCEEVIKLQEELSKQETLMESITTEIQEELNQRWMKRRHEELANKESETTSGETSLRVTTTEKDDGPSARDVSSDTDLLLEEERIRTQLDASLYIGLRLNTDLEAIRNDLDLTQEIWGAKEKELRHLMEKVNSLDLEEDSEADAELKEENTIETDRLMPLQGDSVWVEQARGLSKTCDMNDDDSDTGLSSMHSQDSDITPICESLV, from the coding sequence ATGGAAGCAGAggagaataaaattgcagtgtgGGTTTGTCGCGAGGAGAAGCTCGTGTCGGGCTTGTCGAAGCGCACGAGCTGCGCGGATGTGATCCGGGTTTTACTCGGGGAGCAGAACCCGGAGCAGCGCGTTTCCCTCTCAGGCTCTCCTCAGTCCTACTGCATCGTGGAGAAATGGAGAGGATTCGAACGGATTTTACCTAACAATACCAAGATATTGCGACTGTGGAGCGCGTGGGGAGAGGAACAAGAAAACGTCCGGTTCGTGTTGGTGAAAAACGAAGCATCTTTACCCAGCAACGGGCCTCGGAGCGCAGAGGCGCGCGTCGTTTTCAGTAAAGAGAGCCCGTGCGTCTACAAGGGGACCGCCAGAGTGACCATGGCTCTGTCACAGGACAAACATAGACGGATAGTCAGGAAAGCGTTCAGAAAGTTGGATAAAATCAACAAGAAGCGGGCGCAGGCTGCGTCTAAAGACTCCTTATCCACGGAGAAGATGGAGACCCTTGTGCACCTGGTCGTTTCTCAAGATCACACCAACCGCCAGCAGATTGAGAGGATAAAAGAGCTCGACAGGGACATTGAAAGGTATGAGGCCAAAGTTCATTTTGATAGAATGAAGTTGCATGGGATCAACTACGTCCAGGATACGTATTTGGTGGACGCCAACCCAGATAAAGTTAGCGAGGGGGACAAAACGAGCCCAGAAGCAGCTCTCGCCCAGTTTGAGGAATATGTACAGAGATGCGAGGAGGTCATCAAACTGCAGGAAGAACTGTCTAAACAGGAGACCCTCATGGAGAGCATTACGACTGAGATTCAAGAGGAACTCAACCAGAGGTGGATGAAAAGAAGACACGAGGAACTCGCGAATAAAGAGTCTGAAACCACTTCTGGAGAGACGTCTCTCAGAGTCACAACTACAGAAAAAGACGATGGACCTTCAGCGAGGGATGTGTCTTCTGACACCGACTTGCTTCTGGAAGAAGAGAGGATCAGAACCCAGCTTGACGCAAGTTTGTACATCGGTCTGCGGCTGAACACTGATTTGGAGGCCATAAGGAATGACTTGGACCTGACCCAGGAGATATGGGGGGCGAAAGAGAAAGAACTGAGGCATTTAATGGAGAAAGTCAACTCTTTGGATCTTGAGGAGGACAGTGAGGCCGATGCTGAGCTGAAAGAGGAAAACACAATAGAAACAGACAGACTGATGCCGCTCCAGGGGGACAGCGTGTGGGTGGAGCAGGCAAGAGGGCTTTCAAAAACATGTGACATGAATGATGACGACTCAGATACAGGACTCAGCTCAATGCACAGTCAAGACTCAGATATCACACCCATCTGCGAATCTTTGGtgtaa